Proteins encoded within one genomic window of Quadrisphaera setariae:
- a CDS encoding histidinol-phosphate transaminase: MSPSTSDPSGAPVRGLVSDTTLDDLPLRDDLRGHAPYGAPQLEVSVRLNTNENSHDVPPEVVEAVVAAIAEQVPHLNRYPDREADALRDALAAFLRAQPASHGVPLTRGNVWAANGSNEVLQQLLQAFGGPGRTAVGFTPSYSMHPIITQTSGTAWVDGKRGDGFSLDPFAVAEQVRAAGGGTGADVVFLTSPNNPTGTALPLDVVEAAYEATRGIVIVDEAYAEFARPLGAGGTPSAITLLPGRPRLVVTRTMSKAFAFAGTRVGYLAADPAVVDALRLVRLPYHLSSLTQAAATAALAHADALLATVEDTKAQRDRLVAAMPTLGLFALPSDANFVLVGGFDDAPAAWKALLAHGVLVRDVGIPGHLRITAGTAAETDAVLAALAEVVVEEERAAHPEDTDDDEEQA; the protein is encoded by the coding sequence GTGAGCCCCAGCACCTCCGACCCGTCCGGCGCCCCCGTGCGCGGCCTGGTCTCGGACACCACCCTCGACGACCTCCCGCTCCGCGACGACCTGCGCGGCCACGCGCCCTACGGCGCGCCCCAGCTCGAGGTCTCCGTGCGGCTCAACACCAACGAGAACAGCCACGACGTGCCGCCGGAGGTGGTCGAGGCCGTGGTCGCTGCGATCGCCGAGCAGGTGCCCCACCTCAACCGCTACCCCGACCGCGAGGCCGACGCCCTGCGCGACGCCCTCGCGGCGTTCCTGCGCGCCCAGCCCGCCTCCCACGGCGTGCCGCTGACCCGCGGGAACGTGTGGGCCGCCAACGGCTCCAACGAGGTGCTGCAGCAGCTGCTGCAGGCGTTCGGCGGGCCGGGGCGCACGGCGGTCGGCTTCACGCCGTCGTACTCGATGCACCCGATCATCACGCAGACCTCCGGCACCGCCTGGGTGGACGGCAAGCGCGGTGACGGGTTCTCGCTGGACCCGTTCGCCGTCGCCGAGCAGGTCCGTGCGGCCGGCGGCGGCACGGGCGCTGACGTCGTGTTCCTCACCAGCCCGAACAACCCGACCGGCACGGCCCTGCCGCTCGACGTCGTCGAGGCCGCCTACGAGGCCACCCGCGGCATCGTCATCGTCGACGAGGCCTACGCCGAGTTCGCCCGCCCTCTGGGCGCCGGCGGCACCCCCAGCGCCATCACGCTGCTGCCGGGCCGCCCGCGCCTCGTGGTGACGCGCACCATGAGCAAGGCGTTCGCCTTCGCCGGCACGCGCGTCGGCTACCTCGCCGCCGACCCCGCCGTGGTCGACGCGCTGCGCCTCGTCCGCCTGCCCTACCACCTGTCCTCCCTCACGCAGGCCGCGGCGACCGCTGCACTGGCCCACGCCGACGCCCTGCTCGCGACCGTCGAGGACACCAAGGCCCAGCGCGACCGCCTGGTGGCCGCGATGCCCACCCTCGGGCTGTTCGCGCTGCCCAGCGACGCCAACTTCGTGCTGGTGGGCGGCTTCGACGACGCCCCCGCCGCGTGGAAGGCCCTGTTGGCGCACGGCGTGCTCGTGCGCGACGTCGGCATCCCCGGCCACCTGCGGATCACCGCGGGCACCGCCGCCGAGACCGACGCGGTGCTCGCCGCGCTGGCCGAGGTGGTCGTGGAGGAGGAGCGCGCGGCGCACCCTGAGGACACCGACGACGACGAGGAGCAGGCATGA
- a CDS encoding crotonase/enoyl-CoA hydratase family protein, whose protein sequence is MSTPHDRPQGGPPVRTEVHGAVLVVVLDRPEARNAVDEATALAVDAALTRLEDDDALRVGVLTGAGGVFSAGMDLKARARGESPVLGSTGFAGLTRRRRSKPLVAAVEGWALGGGTELVLACDVVVASREARFGLPEVTRGIVAPQGGLVRLPRRIPRAVAAELLLTGAALGAERAEQLGLVSRLTEPGGALAGALEVAEQVVAAAPLAVSAVKRVLDETADLPEAEAFTRQDALVADVLRSQDAAEGARAFAERRAPRWQGR, encoded by the coding sequence GTGAGCACGCCGCACGACCGCCCGCAGGGCGGCCCTCCGGTGCGGACGGAGGTGCACGGGGCCGTCCTCGTCGTCGTCCTGGACCGTCCGGAGGCCCGCAACGCCGTCGACGAGGCCACGGCCCTGGCCGTCGACGCCGCCCTGACCCGGCTGGAGGACGACGACGCGCTGCGCGTGGGCGTGCTCACCGGGGCCGGGGGCGTCTTCAGCGCCGGGATGGACCTCAAGGCGCGCGCCCGCGGGGAGTCCCCCGTGCTGGGCTCCACCGGGTTCGCCGGTCTCACCCGCAGGCGCCGCAGCAAGCCCCTCGTGGCCGCCGTCGAGGGCTGGGCCCTGGGAGGCGGCACGGAGCTCGTGCTCGCCTGCGACGTGGTGGTCGCCTCCCGCGAGGCGAGGTTCGGCCTGCCGGAGGTGACCCGCGGGATCGTGGCGCCGCAGGGCGGCCTGGTGCGCCTGCCGCGGCGGATCCCCCGGGCCGTCGCCGCCGAGCTGCTGCTCACCGGTGCCGCCCTGGGCGCCGAGCGCGCCGAGCAGCTCGGCCTGGTCAGCCGCCTCACCGAGCCCGGTGGTGCGCTGGCCGGCGCGCTCGAGGTGGCTGAGCAGGTGGTGGCGGCGGCGCCGTTGGCGGTGTCGGCGGTCAAGCGGGTGCTCGACGAGACCGCCGACCTGCCCGAGGCGGAGGCCTTCACGCGGCAGGACGCGCTGGTGGCGGACGTGCTGCGCTCGCAGGACGCCGCCGAGGGGGCGCGGGCGTTCGCCGAACGCCGTGCCCCGCGCTGGCAGGGCCGCTGA
- a CDS encoding LysR family transcriptional regulator has translation MNRRQLAVFLAVLDHGSLGAAASATGLAQPTVAQSLDGLEAQLGAVLVHRSSAGTTPTAAGRALEPHARQLLRGAGAAAEAVRSAGEQCAQRASGVLDVAVEAVLAADAASELLGAFSARHPGVRVQVRVAEHDDRVLESLLEGRAEVAVASLPLGRTTPSRAASELVVVPLGEQEVLVAFPPGSDDLPDPLPLAALDGRDVIGVTDHSRRERLVSRALEAVGARPRLAVETAHREAVASLVLAGAGAGFLSGVLAQWAAAEGVVLRRTRPAVTAAHALVHLRRALSPAARALVRLAEDCAP, from the coding sequence GTGAACCGGCGCCAGCTCGCCGTCTTCCTCGCCGTCCTCGACCACGGGAGCCTCGGGGCCGCCGCGTCGGCCACCGGGCTGGCACAGCCGACGGTGGCGCAGTCCCTCGACGGTCTCGAGGCCCAGCTCGGCGCGGTGCTCGTGCACCGCTCCAGCGCGGGCACCACGCCCACGGCCGCCGGGCGGGCGCTGGAGCCCCACGCCCGGCAGCTGCTCCGCGGTGCCGGCGCCGCCGCGGAAGCCGTGCGCTCCGCCGGGGAGCAGTGCGCGCAGCGGGCCAGCGGCGTCCTCGACGTCGCCGTCGAGGCGGTGCTCGCCGCGGACGCCGCCAGCGAGCTGCTCGGAGCCTTCAGCGCCCGCCACCCCGGGGTGAGGGTGCAGGTGCGCGTCGCCGAGCACGACGACCGGGTGCTCGAGTCGCTCCTGGAGGGCCGGGCCGAGGTGGCGGTCGCCTCCCTGCCGCTCGGCCGGACGACCCCGAGCAGGGCGGCGTCGGAGCTGGTGGTCGTGCCGCTCGGGGAGCAGGAGGTGCTCGTGGCCTTCCCACCCGGCAGCGACGACCTGCCCGACCCGCTGCCCCTGGCGGCGCTGGACGGCCGCGACGTCATCGGCGTGACCGACCACAGCCGCCGCGAGCGGCTGGTCTCGCGGGCGCTGGAGGCGGTGGGCGCTCGGCCGCGCCTGGCGGTGGAGACCGCTCACCGCGAGGCGGTGGCCTCGCTGGTGCTCGCAGGTGCGGGCGCGGGGTTCCTCAGCGGTGTGCTCGCGCAGTGGGCGGCCGCCGAGGGCGTGGTGCTGCGCCGCACCCGGCCCGCGGTCACCGCCGCCCACGCGCTGGTGCACCTGCGCCGCGCGCTGTCGCCCGCCGCGCGGGCGCTGGTGCGGCTCGCCGAGGACTGCGCGCCGTGA
- the hisB gene encoding imidazoleglycerol-phosphate dehydratase HisB: protein MSGQRTARIERATSESSISLELDLDGTGRTEISTGVAFYDHMLTALGKHSLIDLRVQATGDTHIDAHHVVEDTAIVLGQALRQALGDKRGIARFGDALVPLDEALAQAVVDVSGRPFVVHTGEPDGYEHVLIGGGGGGVPYAGSLTRHVFESIALHAHVCLHVRLLAGRDPHHVAEAQYKALARALRAAVALDPRVDGVPSTKGAL from the coding sequence ATGAGCGGGCAGCGCACGGCGCGCATCGAGCGAGCTACCAGCGAGTCGAGCATCTCCCTCGAGCTCGACCTCGACGGCACCGGCCGCACCGAGATCAGCACGGGCGTGGCGTTCTACGACCACATGCTCACCGCGCTCGGCAAGCACTCCCTCATCGACCTGCGCGTGCAGGCCACCGGGGACACCCACATCGACGCCCACCACGTGGTGGAGGACACCGCCATCGTCCTCGGGCAGGCGCTGCGCCAGGCCCTGGGCGACAAGCGCGGCATCGCCAGGTTCGGTGACGCGCTGGTGCCGCTCGACGAGGCGCTGGCGCAGGCCGTCGTCGACGTGTCCGGGCGCCCGTTCGTCGTCCACACCGGTGAGCCGGACGGCTACGAGCACGTGCTCATCGGCGGCGGGGGAGGCGGCGTGCCCTACGCCGGCAGCCTCACCCGGCACGTCTTCGAGTCGATCGCGCTGCACGCCCACGTCTGCCTGCACGTCCGGCTGCTCGCCGGCCGCGACCCCCACCACGTCGCCGAGGCGCAGTACAAGGCGCTGGCCCGCGCGCTGCGCGCCGCGGTGGCGCTCGACCCCCGCGTCGACGGCGTGCCCTCCACCAAGGGCGCGCTGTGA
- a CDS encoding CaiB/BaiF CoA transferase family protein — protein MTTTPLDPTPKTDDDGSEPLLAGVRVIDLASVIMAPYACQVLGDLGADVIKVEPPAGDVMRRLQRRDPADPDSTGAIALNLNRNKRSVRLDLKTDEGRAALLDLVATADVLVTNMRPGALARLHLTHEDLAPVNPRLVYCNAQGFRSDSAAADSAAYDEVVQAASGMVDLMRRTTGSPSYAPTAMADKICGLTIVYSVLAALLARGRTGRGQRVEVPMADTMFAFTMVEHLGGRAYEPSAGPVGFPRSLEPGHAAVPTADGFAAVLPYSWQNCVDYFDLVGHPEELDAFTPETLQHHLGDLYAAVARHSRLHTTAEWRQLCADRSIPFAPVMDLDHAGEHDYWADGHMLDVLEHPVEGPYRVIGSPVRFSGAATGVRRHSPALGEHTDEVLAELGWTPDRLAALHARGGAGAAAGTGGAR, from the coding sequence GTGACCACCACCCCCCTCGACCCCACCCCGAAGACCGACGACGACGGGAGCGAGCCCCTGCTGGCCGGCGTCCGCGTCATCGACCTGGCCAGCGTGATCATGGCGCCGTACGCCTGCCAGGTGCTGGGAGACCTCGGCGCTGACGTCATCAAGGTGGAGCCGCCAGCCGGTGACGTCATGCGCCGCCTGCAGCGGCGAGACCCCGCCGACCCCGACAGCACCGGAGCGATCGCCCTCAACCTCAACCGGAACAAGCGCAGCGTCCGTCTGGACCTCAAGACCGACGAGGGCCGGGCCGCCCTGCTCGACCTCGTGGCGACCGCTGACGTGCTGGTGACCAACATGAGGCCCGGCGCGCTGGCGCGGCTGCACCTCACCCACGAGGACCTCGCGCCGGTGAACCCGCGGCTCGTGTACTGCAACGCGCAGGGCTTCCGCTCGGACTCGGCCGCCGCTGACTCGGCCGCCTACGACGAGGTGGTGCAGGCCGCCTCGGGGATGGTCGACCTCATGCGCCGCACGACGGGCTCGCCGTCGTACGCGCCCACGGCCATGGCGGACAAGATCTGCGGCCTGACCATCGTGTACTCGGTGCTGGCCGCGCTGCTGGCCCGCGGTCGCACGGGACGCGGGCAGCGCGTGGAGGTGCCGATGGCGGACACGATGTTCGCGTTCACGATGGTGGAGCACCTCGGCGGCCGCGCCTACGAGCCCTCGGCAGGACCGGTCGGCTTCCCCCGCTCCCTCGAGCCGGGGCACGCCGCGGTGCCCACCGCCGACGGCTTCGCCGCGGTGCTGCCCTACAGCTGGCAGAACTGCGTCGACTACTTCGACCTGGTGGGCCACCCCGAGGAGCTGGACGCGTTCACCCCGGAGACCCTGCAGCACCACCTCGGCGACCTCTACGCGGCCGTCGCCCGCCACTCGCGGCTGCACACCACCGCCGAGTGGCGGCAGCTGTGCGCCGATCGGAGCATCCCGTTCGCCCCGGTCATGGACCTCGACCACGCCGGCGAGCACGACTACTGGGCCGACGGCCACATGCTCGACGTGCTGGAGCACCCCGTCGAGGGCCCGTACCGCGTCATCGGCTCCCCGGTCCGCTTCTCCGGCGCCGCCACCGGGGTGCGCCGCCACAGCCCGGCCCTCGGAGAGCACACCGACGAGGTCCTCGCCGAGCTGGGCTGGACCCCCGACCGCCTCGCGGCCCTGCACGCGCGCGGGGGCGCGGGCGCTGCTGCCGGCACGGGAGGCGCGCGGTGA
- a CDS encoding LysR family transcriptional regulator gives MTAPLLADERQAQVLLAVVDQGSITGAAALLGMAQPSLSQAVRAMERAAGCPLFERTPRGTVPTAAGRALVAPAQRLVRELDAARRAVADVVALRTGTLDVVAHASVAADPLAAAVGLFRAAHPGVLVRVQDARDDARLVSDLARGRTELAVVQLPLPGTLPAEQLGEQEVWAVLPPGSSCAGEPLGRTEVAALPLVALQNGGSARTALRAELAETGLPRASVVTPQPATVLPLVLAGAGAALVDRRHAQRVTALGGVARPLDPPLLLPFGVVRAPGASSPAAEALVDALRSVCGRRRP, from the coding sequence GTGACCGCCCCGCTGCTGGCCGACGAGCGCCAGGCGCAGGTGCTGCTCGCCGTGGTGGACCAGGGCAGCATCACCGGTGCCGCCGCGCTGCTGGGGATGGCGCAGCCGTCGCTGTCGCAGGCGGTGCGGGCCATGGAGCGCGCCGCCGGGTGCCCGCTGTTCGAGAGGACCCCCCGCGGCACGGTCCCCACCGCAGCCGGCCGGGCCCTGGTGGCACCGGCTCAGCGGTTGGTGCGCGAGCTGGACGCCGCCCGCCGGGCCGTCGCCGACGTCGTGGCGCTGCGCACGGGCACCCTCGACGTGGTCGCCCACGCGTCGGTGGCCGCGGACCCCCTGGCCGCTGCGGTCGGCCTCTTCCGCGCTGCCCACCCCGGGGTGCTGGTGCGGGTGCAGGACGCCCGCGACGACGCGCGCCTGGTCTCCGACCTCGCCCGCGGCCGCACGGAGCTGGCGGTGGTGCAGCTGCCGCTGCCGGGCACCCTGCCGGCGGAGCAGCTGGGAGAGCAGGAGGTGTGGGCCGTGCTCCCTCCCGGCTCGTCCTGCGCGGGTGAGCCCCTGGGGCGCACCGAGGTGGCCGCGCTCCCGCTCGTGGCGCTGCAGAACGGTGGCTCGGCGCGCACGGCGCTGCGCGCCGAGCTGGCCGAGACCGGGCTGCCGCGCGCGTCGGTGGTCACGCCCCAGCCGGCCACGGTGCTGCCCCTGGTGCTCGCGGGCGCGGGGGCCGCGCTCGTCGACCGGCGCCACGCGCAGCGGGTCACCGCCCTCGGCGGCGTCGCGCGTCCGCTCGACCCGCCGCTGCTGCTGCCCTTCGGAGTGGTGCGGGCGCCCGGGGCCAGCTCACCGGCGGCCGAGGCGCTCGTGGACGCGCTGCGCTCGGTGTGCGGTCGTCGTCGTCCCTAG